GCTGTAGCGAATTGCAAATGTGTATGACTTTTAGCGTTGGCTATTCCGTTCAGCTATTATTAATTTCAGTTCGTCTTTACTTGGCAAGACTGTTTTGTACTTACTCGCAAATATCTGTTCATTGTTTTCAGGCAACGTATATTCCACAACAGATTCGTTCTTGTTTTGGCAAAGAACAATTCCGATTGTTTTATTTTCCTCCTCCAATCGAATTTCTCGGTCATAATAATTCACATACATCTGCATTTGTCCAATGTCTTGATGTTTAAGTTCTCCTATTTTCAAGTCAATCAGCACGAAACATTTCAAAATTCGGTTATAGAATACTAAATCAATTCTAAAATGTTTGTCGTCAAATGAAATCCTTTTTTGTCTCGCAACAAATGTGAATCCGTTACCTAGCTCTAGCAGAAAATGTTCAAGTTTATCAATTATTTCTTGCTCTAATTGGCTTTCCGAATAATTGGAATGTTCTGGAAGTCCAATAAATTCCAAAATGTAAGGGTCTTTGATTGCATCTTTTGGTTTTTCTAGGATGAGTCCTTTTTCCGAAAGTTCTTTTACTTTGTCTTTATCTCTGCTTAAAACAAGTCTTGTGTATAAAGCTGAATCATATTGACGTTGTAATTCTCTTACGCTCCAATTATTCTTGAAAGATTCTATTTCATAAAATTTACGCTCGTTTTCGTCATCAATTCGCATCAATTTTAAATAATGCGACCAACTTAAAATAAATTCGTCTTGTGTCAATTCCCTAGACGTTGTTTCGGAAATTGTTTTTGTAGAAATCCGAGACAGCGTTTCGGATTTTCCATAAGCCACATAAAAACGCCTCATATTTTCAAGATTATCGACCGAAAACCCTTTCCCAAACTCTTTTGTTAGTACCCTAGATAATTCTTTTAAAATTTGTTTACCATAATCTGCTCTTTCTTTTCCACCTTGTTCTTCTTCCACTAACATTTTGCCAATTTCAAAGTACGTGAGTACCATTGTTTGGTTAACTGTGTGAACAACCTTGTTTCTTGCAGATTGTAATAAATCTACAATTTGAGAATAGAATCTTGTATTTGAAGGTTTGTTTGTCATTGTTCTATCAAATCGCCTAAAAAGTGTTTTGTACTTTCTTGAATTAATTTATACGCTAAAACAGACTTACCATTTATTCTGTTGTTGTTTTCAAAAGGATTGATGTCAGATAAAATAACGATTCTGTCAGTTGCAGTTGCTTTTCCTTTGGTTTCTCCCCAAATTCTTGTTGTTTTATCTACTCCTTGAATATAATCTGAAAAAATCCAAACATTTCTGAATAGGTCATTTTCTTTAACCATCATTGCAAATTCTCTAGCCAGAGGAATAAAGCTGTTTTTGGATTTTGCAACATCTCCAATTACAAATACTGCCACTCCGTTTGGTTTCAGCATTTTTTTGAATTCGGTAAGTGTTTTTTTTGAAAATTTAACCCATTGATTAATGTTCAAATCATCATCAAGCTTTTCAGAAATTTCAATAGGGTCAGAATCTAGAAACCAAGAACGAATCCAATTTTGTTTTGCATAGTTAACAATTCCCAAATAAGGTGGTGATGTTAAAAGTAAATCTACTTTGCCTTGATATTTTTTAAGTTCATTTGATTTTGTAATTTCTTTGGCATCACATTCTGCAACAATAGATTCAATTTTTGGTGATTTATGTTTTTTATAAACACGTTCAACCTTTTCTCGCATTATCTCAAACACATTTCTGTCTATTCTATTTAGCTCTTTTGTTTGTACAAATCGCCTTACATATTCTGGAGACATACTAAAAGTGTTGGGCATACTAATTGACAAATAACCAGATGTGCCATCTTTTCTTTCTCCTCCGTGCATAACTCCTAAAATAGTTCCAGTTAAAAATTGGTCAACCTTTTCTTTAGAGTTTAGAAGAATATCTTTTAGGTAGCACAATTGAGCTAAAGTCCGTTGATGAAAAATTAAAAGAATTTCGTCTGATTGAGCTTGAGCTTCTGGAAGAAAAAGTGCGTAATCATAATCTTCTTCTAATTCATTAATTCGTGCTATTATGTTCTTTTTATTTAAATAATGACTTTTTGCTTTGCTCAATGCTAAAGCTATTGGATTTAAGTCAGAACCAAAAGATTTTCTATTAAGCATTCTACTTTCCAAAATAGTTGTTCCTCGACCAGAAAAAGGGTCAAAAACTAAATCATCTTCATCAGTAAAATATTTAATGAAATAACTTGCAAGAGAAGGAGGGAAAGCACCTAAATATGAACAAAGCGAATGCAATGGGTCTGCATCACTTTTATCTGCCCAAGGAGTTATATGAACCTGCTCATTAATCATATTTCTACGGTTTCAGATTCAACACTCTCAATTATAATCATTTCAAAGAAGTCGGTAATCATACCACAAACAGTTTCACTTGCGTTTCTTAATTCTGATTCTTTAATCTTGGAATAGGATTCAGTAGGGATTTCCTCATCATCTTTTGTCAATACTTTATCAGGACTGTTTTTATCTAGAACAAAAGCATAGAATGA
This window of the Flavobacteriaceae bacterium genome carries:
- a CDS encoding DUF1016 family protein, with the protein product MTNKPSNTRFYSQIVDLLQSARNKVVHTVNQTMVLTYFEIGKMLVEEEQGGKERADYGKQILKELSRVLTKEFGKGFSVDNLENMRRFYVAYGKSETLSRISTKTISETTSRELTQDEFILSWSHYLKLMRIDDENERKFYEIESFKNNWSVRELQRQYDSALYTRLVLSRDKDKVKELSEKGLILEKPKDAIKDPYILEFIGLPEHSNYSESQLEQEIIDKLEHFLLELGNGFTFVARQKRISFDDKHFRIDLVFYNRILKCFVLIDLKIGELKHQDIGQMQMYVNYYDREIRLEEENKTIGIVLCQNKNESVVEYTLPENNEQIFASKYKTVLPSKDELKLIIAERNSQR
- a CDS encoding restriction endonuclease, coding for MINEQVHITPWADKSDADPLHSLCSYLGAFPPSLASYFIKYFTDEDDLVFDPFSGRGTTILESRMLNRKSFGSDLNPIALALSKAKSHYLNKKNIIARINELEEDYDYALFLPEAQAQSDEILLIFHQRTLAQLCYLKDILLNSKEKVDQFLTGTILGVMHGGERKDGTSGYLSISMPNTFSMSPEYVRRFVQTKELNRIDRNVFEIMREKVERVYKKHKSPKIESIVAECDAKEITKSNELKKYQGKVDLLLTSPPYLGIVNYAKQNWIRSWFLDSDPIEISEKLDDDLNINQWVKFSKKTLTEFKKMLKPNGVAVFVIGDVAKSKNSFIPLAREFAMMVKENDLFRNVWIFSDYIQGVDKTTRIWGETKGKATATDRIVILSDINPFENNNRINGKSVLAYKLIQESTKHFLGDLIEQ